One Dryobates pubescens isolate bDryPub1 chromosome 33, bDryPub1.pri, whole genome shotgun sequence DNA window includes the following coding sequences:
- the DFFA gene encoding DNA fragmentation factor subunit alpha, whose translation MAAARLKPCLVRRRDGRQQYGLAASCLRELRDKACGILSIDKTGEPITLVLAEDGTIVDDEDYFLCLPPNTKFVALAKNEKWSSKSLDSGTAQLSEAADEVDCGAEKWKQLARQLKDDLSNIILMSEEDLQVLIDVPYSDLAEELAQSQTKIQVLQDTLQQVLDRREEERQSRQLLELYLEALKNEDSILSKVAESETVPRKEMDEVDTGASHAGTSAKTALSDQILAALKEKPAPELCLDSQDLELVLKEDTEALALALRWDKHKAEALQQACDQELSKRLQQVQTLHSLRSTSKVKKTLPWGDWPSSKRKK comes from the exons ATGGCGGCGGCGCGGTTGAAGCCGTGCCTGGTGCGGCGGCGGGACGGGCGGCAGCAGTACGGCCTCGCCGCCTCCTGCTTGCGGGAGCTGCGCGACAAGG CTTGTGGCATTCTATCTATTGATAAGACTGGGGAGCCCATCACCTTAGTACTGGCAGAAGATGGCACTATTGTGGATGATGAAGATTACTTTTTGTGTTTGCCTCCTAATACCAAATTTGTGGCCCTGGCCAAGAATGAGAAATGGTCCAGCAAAAGCTTAG ACAGTGGAACAGCCCAgctctcagaggctgcagatgaAGTGGACTGTGGTGCAGAGAAGTGGAAGCAGCTGGCCAGGCAACTGAAGGATGACCTGTCTAATATCATCTTGATGTCTGAAGAAGACCTCCAG GTGCTTATTGATGTACCATATTCAGACCTGGCAGAAGAACTTGCCCAAAGTCAAACCAAAATCCAGGTATTGCAGGAcaccctgcagcaggtgctggaCAGACGGGAAGAAGAACGTCAGTCAAGACAGCTTCTGGAACTCTACCTGGAGGCCTTGAAAAATGAAGATAGTATCTTAAGCAAAGTAGCAG AATCCGAGACTGTACCAAGGAAGGAAATGGATGAGGTTGACACAGGTGCCAGCCATGCAGGCACTTCTGCCAAGACAGCACTCAGTGACCAGATCCTTGCTGCTCTGAAAGAGaaacctgctccagagctgtgcttggACAGTCAAGATCTGGAG TTGGTCTTGAAAGAAGACACAGAAGCCCTGGCCTTGGCACTCAGGTGGGACAAGCACAAAGCTGAAGCTCTGCAGCAAGCCTGTGATCAGGAACTCTCCAAGCGTCTACAACAAGTGCAGACTTTACATTCCCTAAGGAGCACCTCAAAGGTCAAGAAAACACTACCCTGGGGGGACTGGCCTAGTTCAAAACGCAAAAAATAA